The Deltaproteobacteria bacterium genomic interval GCGATTGTCAAATTTTGCTAGAACCCTTTGACCTTGCCGGCCCTCTTGTAGAGATGGGTCAGGATGAACCAGCCAACAAGCATCACCCCGAGCAGGTAAAACCAACAGCCGGAGGTCCAGGTGGTGTGCTGGTTGAGCATCGCCCAAACGAGCGGGATGGAAAGATAGGTGTTCTGCTTGGAACGAAGGCCAGCCATGGCAACAAGGGCAGCATCCGGGGCCTGACCGCTTTTCACGGCAGTAATAATCTTTTGCTGCGCCGGCCAGATCCGGAACCAGACGTTGAAGGCCATAATTGTTCCAAACATCGACCCGACATGAATGGTATAACCTCGGAATCCAAAACCGGCCCAGGAGTCCATCAGGTAGAGAACAACGCCGGTCAAGAGAACCGCCGCCACTGTTGTCATCTTCATATTTTTGCCAAGCGGGCTTTTAACGAGGGCTTCGTAAATAAACGGACTAAGGAAAGTCACCGCTATCATGACGAAGGCTGGAAGGCCCCAACCGGTACCGGCATCCTTGAACAACGCCCCCCCATGGTAGAAGACGACCATCAAAAGGAGAACACCGGTGCCCCAGGTCCAGGCGGCCCCCCAGCGGAACCAAAAGAGGGCCCGTGGCATTAGCTCCGGAACTACCTTTTTCTTGGTCTCCCCATCCATCGTCCCAGCGAACGGGCCGTTCACGAAATTAAAGAAATAGAGATGACCAATCCAGATAATACCGGCCACCACGTGAAACCACCGAAATATTGATTGGATGATATCCATTGCCATGGCAACACCCCCATTTGTTAGGATCCGGCCTCTGATCTGCCAGATCAACCCGACCGTGTCAATAAAAACAAACTGACTTTGTCAGACATACCTCTCAAAATGAACATGCTCCTTGGCAAAACCGATCTCGACCGCTGTTTTTTTCGATAAAATACACCTCGACAACAATTTCTGATATAGGTATATTCAACCAATATGAAGGCCGTCCTGGTCTATTGGCACAAAGCGAGACTTCACGGCCGGTATGTGCTTGAAATGGAGATTCACAGTGTTGGTCGTTCGGTAAAATACCCGGATGGCGTCAAGTACGGGCTTATTTTAACCGACTTACGTAGCGGCAAAAGGGTCCTGATGGATAATCATCACCCAAAAGGCCCTCATATTCATTTGAATGGTCAAGAAATACCTTATCAATACAGTGATGAGGAAAAATTGATTCAAGATTTCAAGGCTTTGGTATTGGAAAACATGGGGGTGAAGATATGAAACATCTCATCGTATCACTGAAAACCGCTGATGAGGTCTTGGATGATTTCAAAAAGGCGTTTCGTAAAGCAAAGAAGGGAAGTTTTAAACAACCTCATTATGAAATCAGCTTTGACAACAAAAACGACTTTGATCGCTTTGCCAGAAACTTGCACGTGCTGAAGTACATTCTTATCTTCAAACCAAAATCGATTTACGAACTAGCAAAGATTACAAGGATGGATGTTTCGAACTTGAATAAGATCATCCTCTTCTTTGAAAAAGCTGGTGCCCTCAGCGTCAAAACGTCCAAAGTTTCTGGACGGACAGTAAAAAGACCAGTTGTCGAATACGACACGGTCAAATTTAACCTGGCCGCGTGAATGTAGCTGGGGAATGATAAACCTCAATTCCGCACCTCTTTCCCCTCCCCCTTGATGGGGGAGGGTGAGGGAGAGGGTGATAAGAAAAATAGAGTGAAAGAATCTTCCGGGACCACCCTCCCTTTCATTCCCTCCCGTCAAGGGAGGGAAAATTTTAAGGGAATTTCAACTGGAATTAAGGATAAAAAGGAAGTTATATGCCCCAATTATTCTAAAGGTCTTGTTTCTGAGTTCAAAGCTGACTGAGCTGCGGCAGTTTTGGACGTTATGAATTTTGCACCAAAATATATCGAAGATAGATACGTCATAACAGTGACAACAACCAATCCCCAATAGAGTGTTGTGTTCAGTATTACATTCGACTTCTTTTTGAAAGCCTTAGCAATATTGGTTTTTGT includes:
- a CDS encoding urate hydroxylase PuuD → MAMDIIQSIFRWFHVVAGIIWIGHLYFFNFVNGPFAGTMDGETKKKVVPELMPRALFWFRWGAAWTWGTGVLLLMVVFYHGGALFKDAGTGWGLPAFVMIAVTFLSPFIYEALVKSPLGKNMKMTTVAAVLLTGVVLYLMDSWAGFGFRGYTIHVGSMFGTIMAFNVWFRIWPAQQKIITAVKSGQAPDAALVAMAGLRSKQNTYLSIPLVWAMLNQHTTWTSGCWFYLLGVMLVGWFILTHLYKRAGKVKGF